CAGTTCAAGCGATTCAACTGTAGGTTCTTGAGCATTTCCAAATTTGGTATATGCATTGACTTTTTTCGTCATTATGTACTAGATAATTGATCTTTGTGGCCTCAAGGGCGAGCCAAGGAAAAGGGCCCATGCCATCATTGACAATTTCGCTGAGCGTGGCCTTCGTTCCTTGGGGGTTTCTCGACAAGTGAGTACTACATACTAAAATAGCGCATATCACTATTTTTTCCATGCTGAGGAACATATGCTAACTCCAATCACCTCTCTGTTACAGATGGTTCCTGAGAAAACAAAGGAGAGTGAGGGCACACCATGGGAGTTTGTGGGTCTCTTGCCTCTTTTCGACCCTCCAAGACATGACAGTGCAGAAACAATCCGGCGAGCCCTCGAGTTGGGCGtcaatgtcaagatgatcactgGTGACCAACTTGCCATTGGCAAAGAGACCGGTCGCAGACTTGGCATGGGCACCAACATGTATCCATCTTCATCCCTCTTGGGTGAGGGCAAGGACGAGGCTATTGCTTCGATTCCCGTCGATGAGCTCATTGAGAAAGCTGATGGATTTGCTGGAGTCTTCCCTGGTAAATAGAAGCACCAACAATTTTCTGTCATTAGGCTGTTAATGTCAATTCTACTAATACTGTGTATGTGGATGTGCAGAGCATAAATATGAGATTGTCAAGAAATTGCAGGAGAGAAATCACATTTGTGGAATGACTGGCGATGGTGTCAACGATGCCCCGGCTCTAAAGAAGGCAGATATAGGTATTGCAGTTGCTGATGCAACCGATGCAGCCAGAAGTGCGTCAGACATTGTCTTGACCGAGCCAGGACTAAGCGTGATTATCAGTGCTGTCTTGACGAGCAGGGCAATATTCCAGAGGATGAAGAACTACACCATCTATGCGGTTTCCATCACGATCCGTATTGTGTTGGGCTTCCTCCTTGTTGCTCTCATATGGAAGTTCGATTTCTCACCCTTCATGGTTCTCATCATTGCCATATTGAACGACGGGACTATCATGACCATCTCCAAGGACAGAGTCAAGCCATCTCCCGTCCCAGACTCATGGAAGCTCAAGGAAATCTTTGCCACAGGCGTCGTCCTCGGAGCATACATGGCCATCATGACCGTGGTCTTCTTTTGGCTTGTGCATGATACCGACTTTTTCACGGTAAGTTAAAGAAAATCTGTTCCGATAATGACATACTGAGACAGTGGAGTCCTTGGTTAGAAAGGCTAAAAGTGATATTCTTGCAGAAATCTTTCGGTGTGAGGCCTATCAAAAATAATGTGGATGAGCTCACTGCAGCTCTCTACCTACAAGTGAGCATCATAAGCCAAGCTCTTATATTTGTGACTCGCTCGCGAAGCTGGTCATTCGTTGAACGGCCAGGACTCTTACTTGGAATCGCCTTCATTGCAGCCCAGCTGGTAAGTATGGTTAACTGGTCCACTTACCACCGTATCACCTGCACTGTTTCTTCTAAAGGCCTGATTGATATATCTCTTGATTCTTGTATAACTAatgtataattgaaaggttGCCACGCTTATTTCTGTTTACGCGAGCTGGGACTTCGCGAGGATCCATGGCACTGGGTGGGGATGGGCTGGGGTGATCTGGATCTATAGCATTGTGACTTACTTCCCTCTTGACATCCTCAAGTTCATCATCCGCTACAGCTTGAGTGGCAAGGCCTGGGACACCATGTTGCAGAACAAGGTTTCAGTCTCTTTCATAGAATTCATACTTGTCACCTGCATATATTTTTACTCTttcgattttaatttttttttttcattttctattatcGGTTGATTCCACAGACCGCTTTCACTACCAAGAAGGATTACGGCAAGGGCGAGAGGGAGGCGCAATGGGCGATAGCTCAACGTACTCTTCATGGTCTCAATCCTCCGGAGACTCTCTTCCATGACAATAGCACGGAGGAGTTGTCCGAGATTGCTGAACAAGCCAAGAGACGTGCCGAAGTCGCAAGGTAATTAGCCTCATTCTCATTGAAAGATATGTCAATCGTATGAGGTCAAAATTACGGCTCACTCCACACTTTAAAATTAGTTGGCCTAGCAAAATACTTTAGAGTCAAGAACTGGAGAAGGATTCTCAtgcttttttcatttcttggtCTCCAATGC
This genomic stretch from Eucalyptus grandis isolate ANBG69807.140 chromosome 3, ASM1654582v1, whole genome shotgun sequence harbors:
- the LOC120292168 gene encoding LOW QUALITY PROTEIN: ATPase 8, plasma membrane-type-like (The sequence of the model RefSeq protein was modified relative to this genomic sequence to represent the inferred CDS: inserted 1 base in 1 codon); translation: MATTDISLEELKNENVDLERIPVDEVFEQLKCTKDGLSNEEGVKRLQIFGPNKLEEKKESKLLKFLGFMWNPLSWVMESAAIMAIALANGGGKPPDWQDFLGIVVLLIINSTISFIEENNAGNAAAALMAGLAPKTKVLRDSKWTEQEAEILVPGDVISIKLGDIVPADARLLEGDPLKIDQAALTGESLPVTKNPGDEVFSGSTCKQGEIEAVVIATGVHTFFGKAAHLVDSTNQVGHFQKVLTAIGNFCICSIAVGMVVEIVVMYVIQHRKYREGIDNLLVLLIGGIXIAMPTVLSVTMAIGSHRLSEQGAITKRMTAIEEMAGMDVLCSDKTGTLTLNKLTVDRNLIEVFTNDVDKDGLLLLAARASRVENQDAIDACIVGMLGDPREARAGLTEVHFLPFNPVDKRTAITYIDERGNWHRSSKGAPEQIIDLCGLKGEPRKRAHAIIDNFAERGLRSLGVSRQMVPEKTKESEGTPWEFVGLLPLFDPPRHDSAETIRRALELGVNVKMITGDQLAIGKETGRRLGMGTNMYPSSSLLGEGKDEAIASIPVDELIEKADGFAGVFPEHKYEIVKKLQERNHICGMTGDGVNDAPALKKADIGIAVADATDAARSASDIVLTEPGLSVIISAVLTSRAIFQRMKNYTIYAVSITIRIVLGFLLVALIWKFDFSPFMVLIIAILNDGTIMTISKDRVKPSPVPDSWKLKEIFATGVVLGAYMAIMTVVFFWLVHDTDFFTKSFGVRPIKNNVDELTAALYLQVSIISQALIFVTRSRSWSFVERPGLLLGIAFIAAQLVATLISVYASWDFARIHGTGWGWAGVIWIYSIVTYFPLDILKFIIRYSLSGKAWDTMLQNKTAFTTKKDYGKGEREAQWAIAQRTLHGLNPPETLFHDNSTEELSEIAEQAKRRAEVARLRELHTLKGHVESVVKLKGLDIETIQQHYTV